A portion of the Leifsonia sp. EB41 genome contains these proteins:
- a CDS encoding isoprenylcysteine carboxylmethyltransferase family protein: MGVSVAVPAVWGRAYFAMQAVAGAAWWAGVFASPLVRTATLGGLDPVAVAAADLPLFVAASALAAAGLRAAAIVATAWTVLVAVGLAVYASVTAEAGWGVLLMLAAAGCSLLSLSAVLLQRLPAEWIVRGPFRFRPAARGRTPGALLLGTLGQIAVFWSFFLVVLPLVIAFLEGRWGLSIALSPPVTALGAVLLVAASALGLWSAATMATLGGGTPLPMAMAHRLVVAGPYRWVRNPMALAGIAQGLAVGLLLHSWLVVGYAILGSLIWNALVRPFEEADLEERFGDAFRAYRAQVRCWLPRPTPWSAPAPD; this comes from the coding sequence ATGGGGGTCTCCGTCGCCGTTCCCGCCGTGTGGGGGCGCGCCTACTTCGCGATGCAGGCGGTCGCGGGCGCCGCGTGGTGGGCCGGGGTCTTCGCGTCGCCGCTCGTGCGCACCGCGACCCTCGGCGGGCTCGACCCGGTGGCGGTGGCGGCAGCGGACCTCCCCCTCTTCGTCGCGGCGTCCGCCCTCGCAGCCGCCGGACTGCGTGCGGCGGCGATCGTCGCCACCGCCTGGACCGTGCTCGTCGCGGTCGGCCTGGCGGTCTACGCGAGCGTCACCGCAGAGGCCGGCTGGGGAGTGCTCCTCATGCTCGCGGCGGCCGGTTGCTCGCTCCTGTCGCTCTCCGCGGTGCTCCTCCAGCGCCTCCCCGCCGAGTGGATCGTGCGCGGGCCGTTCCGCTTCCGTCCGGCGGCGCGAGGGCGAACGCCCGGGGCCCTGCTGCTCGGGACGCTGGGGCAGATCGCGGTGTTCTGGTCGTTCTTCCTCGTCGTCCTCCCCCTGGTCATCGCGTTCCTGGAAGGGCGATGGGGCCTCAGCATCGCCCTCTCGCCACCAGTCACCGCACTCGGCGCGGTCCTCCTGGTCGCCGCGAGCGCACTCGGCCTCTGGTCGGCGGCGACGATGGCGACGCTCGGGGGCGGGACGCCGCTGCCGATGGCGATGGCGCACCGTTTGGTCGTGGCCGGTCCCTACCGCTGGGTGCGCAACCCGATGGCTCTGGCCGGAATCGCGCAGGGTCTCGCGGTGGGTCTGCTGCTGCACTCCTGGCTGGTGGTCGGCTACGCGATTCTGGGCTCGCTGATCTGGAACGCGCTGGTGCGTCCGTTCGAGGAGGCGGACCTGGAGGAGCGCTTCGGCGACGCGTTCCGCGCCTACCGCGCACAGGTGCGGTGCTGGCTGCCGAGGCCCACGCCGTGGTCGGCCCCCGCGCCGGACTGA
- a CDS encoding EAL domain-containing protein, translated as MRTDDRRAQLERDLPGAASRGEIIALFQPQFSLETGEVVGAEALSRWIHPQLGLIPPVEFIPMAERLGLVAGIGDVMLRLGCHAARDWRDQGHPIEVAVNVSILQLRTSAIVDTIAGLLGEFSLSPRLLTLEVTETTPLTDVPEAIDTVHRLRGLGVNISVDDFGAAYASREQVIALQATELKVDQSLVQETQGPHSEDLARAVEFGKAQGMRLVAEGIETEAQLARVRALHCDRGQGYLLSRPTTKADVDSLLVGAGVVRSDE; from the coding sequence GTGCGCACTGACGACCGCCGTGCCCAGTTGGAGCGCGACCTCCCGGGCGCCGCGAGCCGTGGCGAGATCATCGCCCTGTTCCAGCCGCAGTTCTCGCTGGAGACCGGCGAGGTCGTCGGGGCTGAGGCCTTGAGCCGGTGGATCCACCCACAGCTCGGTCTGATCCCTCCCGTCGAGTTCATCCCGATGGCCGAGCGCCTCGGGCTCGTCGCCGGGATCGGGGATGTCATGCTGCGGCTCGGCTGCCACGCTGCCCGCGATTGGCGGGACCAGGGCCACCCGATCGAGGTCGCCGTCAACGTCTCGATCCTCCAGTTGCGGACGTCCGCGATCGTCGACACGATCGCCGGGCTGCTCGGCGAGTTCTCGCTCAGCCCGCGGCTGCTGACGTTGGAGGTGACGGAGACCACTCCGCTGACCGACGTCCCGGAGGCGATCGACACCGTCCACCGGCTGCGCGGTCTCGGCGTGAACATCTCCGTCGACGACTTCGGGGCCGCCTACGCGTCGCGCGAGCAGGTCATCGCGCTGCAGGCGACCGAGTTGAAGGTCGACCAGTCGCTCGTGCAGGAGACCCAGGGCCCCCACAGCGAGGACCTGGCGCGGGCCGTCGAGTTCGGCAAAGCGCAGGGGATGCGCCTGGTCGCCGAGGGCATCGAGACGGAGGCCCAGCTCGCCCGGGTCCGCGCACTCCACTGCGATCGCGGCCAGGGATACCTGCTGTCGCGGCCGACGACCAAAGCGGATGTGGACAGCCTCCTGGTCGGGGCCGGCGTCGTCCGCTCCGATGAGTAG
- a CDS encoding diguanylate cyclase: MIDRSHTIVDANLALEVWASRPSDELVGAPLAAVLGVDGDELSRALATGNPGGIRLASTAHGYQETRSSVVIRAVRISGGHTIVAFDPELAAVGERTVALGRRESDRLQLLLSASVAFAKTQTEEELGELLSETARRAFNATACSVHTGEPGNYALVAGDNLLAAEWPEDRDGERVQLGSVVTIQTPAEADLVAPGMGLSGVFERAGVSAIIGVPIIEDDILYGAFACYFDQPRAFDDQAVPLAEALAQLAGQVLVRLRLEARLRRAAMLDEVTGLPNRRLFDENLQQTERAHADQVAVLFVDLDGFKAINDTLGHAAGDTVLKEVASRLSSVFRQEDMIARYGGDEFIAALHVADTTDALELADRARAAIAEDFAGIPPELNITASVGIAITDDVAGQSIDHLIRLADQAMYAAKRGGGDQAVVYGNGR; encoded by the coding sequence TTGATCGACCGATCCCACACCATCGTCGACGCCAACCTGGCACTCGAGGTCTGGGCCAGCCGCCCCTCGGATGAGCTCGTCGGTGCGCCCCTCGCTGCGGTGCTCGGCGTCGACGGCGATGAACTGTCCCGGGCGCTGGCCACCGGGAACCCGGGCGGCATCCGCTTGGCGTCGACCGCCCACGGCTACCAGGAGACGCGCAGCTCGGTGGTGATCCGTGCCGTGCGCATCTCGGGCGGCCACACGATCGTGGCCTTCGACCCGGAGCTGGCCGCGGTCGGCGAGCGCACGGTGGCACTCGGCCGACGCGAGAGCGACCGGCTCCAGCTGCTGCTCTCCGCATCCGTCGCGTTCGCGAAGACGCAGACGGAGGAGGAGCTCGGCGAGCTGCTGTCGGAGACCGCACGCCGGGCGTTCAACGCGACGGCGTGCAGCGTGCACACCGGCGAGCCGGGAAACTACGCGCTCGTGGCCGGGGACAACCTGCTGGCGGCGGAGTGGCCGGAGGACAGGGACGGCGAGCGGGTCCAGCTCGGGAGCGTCGTGACGATCCAGACTCCCGCCGAGGCGGACCTGGTGGCGCCCGGCATGGGCTTGAGCGGGGTCTTCGAACGGGCAGGGGTGTCCGCGATCATCGGTGTGCCGATCATCGAGGACGACATCCTGTACGGCGCGTTCGCCTGCTACTTCGACCAGCCCCGCGCCTTCGACGACCAGGCCGTGCCGCTGGCGGAGGCGCTGGCCCAGCTCGCCGGGCAGGTCCTCGTGCGGCTCCGCCTGGAGGCGCGGCTGCGCCGGGCGGCGATGCTCGACGAGGTCACCGGCCTGCCCAACCGGCGGCTGTTCGACGAGAACCTGCAGCAGACCGAGCGCGCCCACGCGGATCAGGTCGCCGTGCTCTTCGTCGACCTGGACGGGTTCAAGGCCATCAACGACACCCTCGGGCATGCCGCGGGCGACACCGTGCTCAAGGAGGTCGCATCGCGGCTGAGCAGCGTCTTCCGCCAGGAGGACATGATCGCCCGCTACGGCGGCGACGAGTTCATCGCGGCCCTGCACGTCGCCGACACGACCGACGCGCTCGAACTCGCCGACCGGGCGAGGGCCGCGATCGCCGAGGACTTCGCCGGCATCCCGCCGGAACTGAACATCACGGCCAGCGTGGGCATCGCCATCACGGACGACGTCGCCGGCCAGTCGATCGACCACCTCATCCGCCTCGCCGACCAGGCCATGTACGCGGCGAAACGCGGCGGCGGCGATCAGGCCGTCGTCTACGGAAACGGGCGGTAA
- a CDS encoding serine/threonine-protein kinase, which translates to MSAPDTPVPLLLERYRPQRLLARGGTSMVFRARDENLGRDVAVKLFTSGSQGDVARFRAEVGVLAGLRHHGVVSILDAGVDDSSPKDPRPFLVIELVEGDTLRAVLNAGTLTTRQIGEIAFEVAETLEYVHARGVIHRDVTPSNIMIVDYGTRLSRPRARLTDFGIAIHATHPQDFAEGTFGTAAYLSPEQVRSESLTPASDIYSLGLVLLECFTGTVAFPGTPVGSALSRLERDPETPDTVPERWRALIRSMTHADASLRPSAADVATAARGALRADREHDPAASTGSTDQAAYDQQAGVTRTGGSPRKESTGWAL; encoded by the coding sequence GTGAGTGCACCCGACACCCCGGTCCCCCTCCTGCTCGAAAGGTACCGGCCGCAGCGGTTGCTCGCGCGCGGCGGGACCTCGATGGTCTTCCGCGCCCGGGATGAGAACCTCGGCCGCGACGTCGCCGTCAAGCTGTTCACGTCGGGGAGCCAGGGCGATGTCGCGCGGTTCCGGGCCGAGGTGGGCGTGCTCGCCGGCCTCCGCCATCACGGTGTCGTGTCGATCCTCGACGCGGGAGTCGACGACTCGTCGCCGAAGGATCCGCGCCCGTTCCTGGTCATCGAGCTGGTCGAAGGCGACACGCTCCGCGCGGTGCTGAACGCGGGCACGCTGACGACGCGCCAGATCGGTGAGATCGCGTTCGAGGTCGCCGAGACGCTCGAATACGTCCACGCGCGCGGCGTCATCCATCGCGACGTGACACCGTCGAACATCATGATCGTCGACTACGGGACCCGGCTCTCGCGGCCGCGGGCGCGGCTGACGGACTTCGGCATCGCCATCCACGCGACCCATCCCCAGGACTTCGCGGAGGGGACGTTCGGGACGGCCGCCTATCTGAGCCCCGAGCAGGTGCGCAGCGAGAGCCTGACCCCTGCGTCCGACATCTATTCGCTCGGCCTCGTCCTGCTGGAGTGCTTCACGGGGACCGTCGCGTTCCCGGGGACGCCCGTGGGATCCGCGCTCTCCCGGCTGGAGCGCGACCCGGAGACGCCCGACACGGTCCCCGAGCGCTGGCGCGCGCTCATCCGGTCGATGACGCACGCCGACGCGTCGCTGCGGCCGTCTGCCGCGGACGTCGCGACCGCCGCGCGCGGGGCCCTCCGCGCCGACAGGGAACACGACCCTGCCGCGAGCACCGGATCGACGGACCAGGCGGCATATGATCAACAGGCCGGCGTGA